Below is a window of Danio rerio strain Tuebingen ecotype United States chromosome 11, GRCz12tu, whole genome shotgun sequence DNA.
CCCTTAATAAAACAGCAATGCACTTAAAATAGTGACCCAGCAGGAAAGCTGAGCATTTTCAGCCAAGTGGTTAGTTGTACAATTATAAGCACGAGCTAATGGTTGAGAGATGGTAAAAGACTGTAAAATGCTTGCTTTTGTTGGTTAAATATCTTGTATGTTTTCCTGGTTTGACTGATCATGTTACATATACAGtaaggtccataaatatttggaccgACACAATTCTAAttttttttggctctatacaccaacacaatcagTTTGAAATGAAACGAACAAGATATGCTTAAACTGCAGACTGTCatctttaatttgagggtatttacatccaattCAGATGagcgctgtaggaattacaacagtttgcatatgtgcctcccacttgttaagagTCCAAAATTATTTAGACAGGATAACAATcataaaactttcactttttaatacttggttgcaaatgcTACAgcattcctacagcgttcacctgttctggatgtaaataccctcaaattaaagctgacagtccgTAAAGCATGTCGTGTTCATTTCAAAACGATTATGTTAGTGTATAGAGCCAAACAAAGTATAGTATTGTGTcggtccaaatatttatggacctaactgtacacacacacacacacacatggaaatCTTCTATATTTGACTTTATTTCAGTTGTGCAGATGAAATTGTTATACCAATTTAATACAAAGGTATGATGTTGTTCACTTGTTTTGCTGCTCTTTTTAATTCGGCCTAGAAAAATGAAGTCTATGCAAGCCTGTTATGTTTTGCCATATTTATACAGTCAGGCTCCGGAAAGCCAGATGGAGGGGAGCCATAATGTAGTGACTGAGTGTACTGATGACGCGGCATTATTCATGTACAGCGTGTCATTTGTCCTGTTAAGATGTGATGGTTATACAATATTTTTCCGTGTTCGCTTTAAGAGTTACCTATGGTACTGAACTACAGCATGGTAATGTTACATATTGGGGCATGTCATATGTGTCTTGCTAGTGCCCTGTACAGGAGTGTTTATTTTCTCTAGATAGACGGTAAAACAGTGCCTAAAAGACTCATGGTTACTTGTTAAATGGATTTATTCTGGaaaattctaataaattattttggTATTCTTCAGTGCCTAATTGTGTGCTTTATTTTTCTCATCAGAAACACCTATAGCTATAGGCTACACAGTTGTTAGCCTGTTAGCTGTCTCTCTGTAAGAACATGTATGTGAAAATGATGAATACACATTTAAACTCATGGTGATGAAGCTTGGTTCAGATTGCTGATTGAATCGTTTCATAAGGGTTGGGGTAGCTAGCAACTTAGCTACTAGCTTAGCCACACTATTTAGTAGCATTACAGCAGCCTATGATACAATGTAGCTTTTGTAGTTGCTATTTTTCCAGCAAGCAGCAGAGTAGCTTGAAAACAGATACATTTCCATTTAGTGAAGCAGCGCAGCGTCATCTTATAAGATCACACACCACACTAGTGTGCGTAGCCATATATTGGTAATAACAATTTGATCTATAAAGTATTCTAACAGACTAACCTGAAGAACCTTTGTGTGAGGGCTTTAATCAAATATATCACCAAAAAGGAGACAcaaatcattattatatatatatatatatttacttttagaAAATGCCATTGTGTGCTTAATAAAGGATAATTATTTTGTCATTGCAATGCTACTGCTGTTGTTTTGTACTTTGACTCTTAACAGCCTTGgaaatttgaaaacattttgaaaaaaaaaaaaagctgcttcaATGTAACTAGCTACTTTTTCCCAAGAGTTCACACTTTATTGATGATTGATTGCTTGGGATGCTGTTCCAGGAGAGAGCCCAGGGCTGCCTCCCATTGCAGTgggagaggggagtttgagctttaggtagatctcgagaactcccctgctgtagtagctaatgaacagatagtgattgctcttaagaaatAACTACTTACTACTTAGGAGTAcctctatggtgccaatttggattagtcaattaaggAAACCGGGGGAAACCAACTTGAGTACTGGGAGAATGTGTTAACTCTGCACAGATTCGTCGATGGAACCAGTGACTATAcctgtgacgttcttgctgttaggcaaggCCCCCCTCCAACGTGTGCGCCCTATGAGCAGCCGTGACGCCTAGGTGGAGTAAATTCCACATGCATTGAGGTCCTTGCCTGCAGCACCTTCCCTCTCCAGGCCTTACCCACCCACACCCGGGgaagcacggtggctcagtggttaacacagtCACCTCagtgcaagaaggtcgctggtttaaacccTGGCTGAATCAGTtgccatttctatgtggagtttgcatgttctccccgtgttagcgtgggtttgtCCGAATGCTTCGATTtaccccagtccaaagacatgcgctttaggtaaattggccgtgtgtatgtgtgtgaatgtgagtgtgtatggatgtttcccaataatgggttgcggctggaagggcatccgctgcatgaaacataggTGGTTCTTTCCgcctgtggcaacccctgaataataaaggggctaagccaaaggaaaataaatgaattaagtttcaGAACAGCTTCCCAATGCTACATTTCAAACCCCAAAAATTTTggtttgaggtaaaaaaaaaagtactgtaaTATTTTTACTGTTACTGTAAAgtattttacatctgattgcaatataaaaaaaatccacgcaaaccagtttttttttctgacaaaagatattttgaagaaagctgaccATTGCAACCTGCAACcaatgacatccatagtagggaaaacaaatattatagaagtcagtggttacagttgtccagctttcttcaaaatacttgtgtttaacagaagaaacaaaggttttaaacctgtaaaaagtgagtaaatattGACAATTTTAATATCtgagtgaactatacctttaagctTTTGAATGAGATCTAGCTGGGATAATAGCGATGTGAATGTGATAGtgaagagaaacacacacacacacacacacacacacacacacacacacaagaacaccAACAGTACTGACAGTTAACATGTTTTatatcaatggtctcaaactcaattcctgcagggccgcagctctgcatagtttatctcTAACCACATTCAActtacacctgcttaatagtaTCTAGTAGTCTTGACGCAttaattagttggatcagctgtgattgACTAGCAAATATGTGCAGAGCttccctccaggaatcgagtttgagacctatggtttaAATAGTTACTTACACAAAAAGATTGGAGTacaaattcatctttatttaacatttaattagacattttttttacattacttatcTCCTTTTTCATGAATAGGAGAACATGACTGATTATGTTGCATTAAAAGTGCTTCTGCTGCACTGCACAAAGGCTCATACCATTTCTTCTAAGTGGATGTTTAACAGGGTCATTGGGGTAGCAGCACTTTCCCTCGACCGATGCAGTTGTGGAAACCTTTGGTCCCATCGGGGCCGACAGGCTGACGCACAACCAGCACACTTAAAGACTTGATTAGCTGACTGGGTGACATCGAGCTGGCCATCTCAGGCTGAATGACTTGAGCTGCATTTTTACGTCTCTGAACCCACGGGCTGCTTGTGAAGCCCAGATCATCTGGGGAGAGCTCACCTGAGGCCTTGTACTTGAAGGACGTGCCAGCTCCACTCGGCGTGCTGCTGAAAGGATGCGTAGCCAGAGGAGATGTCACATGACTGCAAGGAAAAAGCTTACGAGGCTGGAGCGGGCTTCCAACAGGACTGCCAAGAGGATTCCTGTAAGGGTCAGAGCGGAATGTGGATACCCGCGGGATGGCGAGAGGACTGCCGTAGAGGGCTTGAGGGCGGGAGACCCTGCGGTTGGGTCGGGGTGAGGCAGGGGCAAAATCAGACTCTGAAGAGCTGCAAACAGCTGAATCCTCCAGAGAATAAACAAACTGCCTGGCCTTTCTGTCGGGTCTTTTCAAAACATCGATGTCGATGCAGTCTTCTTGCTCCTCGTCCACTAGGCCTTGGCTGCATCCGGGCTTACGGGTTCCACGGCTGCCCAGCAGGACCACACAAATGCCCCGACCTCCCTGCTGCTCTTCCACCTTCAGGGCTTCAAAAGCTTTGCGAGCGCCCTCCAGATACTCGTACTCCACCACAGCACATACTTTGCGCCCCAGTTCCAGGTGTTTCTTAGTGTAGCGTTTCAACTCTGCAGGGATTTCTTTTCCAGGGCGCAGAATGCGAAGGGATGAAATGGTGCCGTAAGGGGAAAACACACGCATTGCGGCTTCCATGATGCCTAGCTGCTCCACACCAGGTGACTCGAACTTCTCCTTGACTGGACCAGCGCCATCTAGAAAGTTCCAGGCCAAGAGCAGCTTGCTTGTGGGAATGCATAAGAGCCAATCGGGTACTGGAGTCCGTCGTCGCACCTTGGTTCCCATCTCATTCACTTCCAGCTGCAGAGAGGTTCTTGCTGCCGCCAGTGTTGTGCGCCAGTCACGTGTGAGATCTCGAATCTATAGAAAGAATAAAATTAGTGTGCACATCTTAGAAAACCATTAGTCAAGTTAGTTAACAAACTCTACCTTGGATGacacgttaaaccgaggtcctgactctctatggtcattaaaaatcctgtggcacttctcataaagcaggcatgtccaaactcggtcctagagggccggtgtcctgcaaagtttagttccaaccccaatgaGACAcatctgggctagctaatcaagctattaatagcctttctagaaacatccttgaaggtgtgttgaggcaagttggagctaaaatctacaggacaccggccctccaggacagagtttggacacccctgttgtaaagagtagaggtgtaacctcggtgtcctggccaaattctctccATTGGTGCATAACTGTCATGGCCTCCCTATAATCCCTATTCACGGAATTGGCTGTATCCTTGTCTCTCAACTCCCCCAATAGCTGGTGTTGACGGATggcaggtggatgctacacaagGGTGGTGGTGTTGAGAGAccctcctcatgattgtgaagcgctttgggtgtatggccatacatgataaatttcctatataaatacacattacataacTAGTCCCCCCTAGGGAGATTTCATTTGCAGAACAGTGGTCCCTCGTTTATCGTGGgagttatgtttttaaataagccCAGGTTAGGTGAAATCCAAGAAGtaatcagctttattttttagaatttttatagattttttaaggctgtaaaacccgaCTACACAGTTTATACACATTTCTCAGACAggctttttatatttataaatattatatatatatatatatatatatatatatatatatatatatatataataatatatatatatatatatatatatatatatatatatatatatatatatatatatatatatatatatatatataataaatctcTGTAAAATCAATAACCATCTCTTTAGAAAAATCTAAGGTGCTCGATCAAAACAAAAACTATAGAAAAAGTAGAAAGACTTATGACAGTACAAGTCAAAGCACATTTCATGGCAACACTTCAACTCAGAAAGGCGATTAGGCATTTGGGCTCACCTTTTTGAAAGATGTCAGCAGCTTTAAACTAACGTAACCCATCTTGTTTCTCTGGACGTGTTTTAGGAGAAAAGCATCATCTGATAGGTTCTCATCAGAAAGGTAGTTCTCAAGCTGGGTGGCAATTTGCTGCGTCACATCATCGTTTGGAGGAATCCATAGCTCACCCTCACAGAAATCCTCCTCAAAAACATCGGTCAAATCAGTTGaactcctgaaaaaaaaaagtgtttattcaTTTAGAAGCATTTGGAATTATCCTACATCCTATTTGTTTGCAGTGGATAGTGGTCAAAGATGATGAATAGGGTTTCTCAAGAAGCAAAACAACAGAAGTGGAACACTTTaaactagggatgtccagatctgatcatgTGATCAGGAAATCAGGCCCGATCACACAGTCCCAGACTCGATcaggatttaaaataataataatattaaaaatatagcaAACTCCTAGCAAACTGAGATGTAAACTTGAGATTGCCTACCAGGTATTTTAAGTCGAGGTGCtatttgttattatataaaaaaaatctaatatatttaCTGTTGCGCTAAattccaaaagtgaagaatttgttatttattacttgattgttcaagctacctcacagaagtgctctgtttgttaatagagttgttgaatgttacaATAAGgtgaactaaacaaaaaataaggaacattctggatctgtttctttgttcttttttgttgtttttacgttatatagaagtatcggatcagtttttggtagatactcaaaatcaaatgacttagTCTCTGACttaagtgcaaaaaaaaacatgatcgGGACGTCCTTACTTTAAAAGTTATTTTCTGTTCATTGGAATGTTTtagaaaatgttgttttaactatattattttaaagattattttaaagTCAGAATAGATATGCAGactatattgaggtaaagttggtttaaattcacacattctgactttctcaaTAATATACTTCAGAAAAGTATTCcttctaaatagggaaattacATTATCAGTCAATGaccatcaaagtacaacattattcacagtcaaataaacagtgctaatgttgcttTCAAATCaaacttgcatgtgatttcagaccgaatatgcaaagtaccatggtaaacaaagAGAATGTCAGAAAatatcactgaatgaatgtgtaaatataaaaccaacttgacctcaATTAGACACACAGACTTGTTTAAGGTAAAGTTTTAtatttcacacattcagactttctgctTTACAATatcatttcataaaagtattcttTGCCAATTCTAAATAGTTACATCATATTAACAGCAACTGCCCATGTTCATTATTCAGTCAAATACATGGTGCTAATGTTGCttttaagtcatacttacatgtgaTTCATGccaaatatttaaagtaccatggtaaacaatatagggagcatgtcacaagttgtcattgaacaaatttactaattaaaaccaactttacctcaatacagATATTAATATTTTTGCCTGGGAGAAAAAACAACTCATTTcaactttataattttttttttaaatctaaataatgCTTCAACAACAAACACAACGTCTAACTAATCCGTATCTTACCCATCCAAACTATCATTTAGTCCGTCGTCAGTGTATGAGAACAGCCCCTTTGATTGTTGGGTGTCTTCACAATGGAAGATGTCAGTAAAACCGGGTGAGGACATGCTGttgacaaattattattattatttagttttactaATACTAAAGTTGCCTTTATATCAtaaaacttttataattatcTAGATAAACTGCAGTGTAAACAGGATACCTGATGTTTTCCCTGTCTGCTTCCACGTGCACCGCCACACATCACCCGGGCACAGGTGATTCTGTTTACTATACTGATTTAAACCTCCCTACGTCACAATTGAATGAATATGTCCAATGGGTAAACAACTCTGAGAAAACTCATACTTACATGATAATTTCATGAAATTAACTTTAAAAAcgctttaaaaatttaaaacgaCGAACGCGAAGTATATTACGAACTACGAAGAAagagtacatttaaaataaaatcgtAGCCTACTGCACATGCGCACTGAGTGCAAATCTTGAATACGAGAAATGTTTGTACAAATCAAATCTTTAAAAAGACGGAATAAAACTATACACGGCAATATTATTTATACTTAATCTTTATTAATTGCCCAATTAAGCTTCGGTTCCCAAGACCTTACTAAATGGTTAATGGATGTGTTTGTTGCTCTGTGACCCATGGACGTAGGAGACACTGTTGACTTTATGCAAATCGACCATAGACACGACTTGCCTGTGTGCTTTAAGGGGTGAGGTGTCAAGATTAAGCGCTAAGTgtattctaaatgaatagatgcCACGGGGGATCCGTGAGACGGCCGTGCAGAACTATTGCTGAGCCCCCTACGAGGCTTCCTGTATATTAGGACTGTTGGCATCCCCCGTGTTAACATCATGTTTTTCTTCACATATGTGGCATTCTTCAAAGAATACGATAAAGGTAGACTGAAGTCCTGCTAATTATCTGACGCTATTCACAGCCAATAAACACGAAAGGTAATGTGTGCTCAACCATATTATAATTACAGTAACTGTTGCCTTGTAGACGTGATGGACTCGGTGTGACCGGAATTAGAGCCACTCCTGATTAATTCTAGTAGATGTGCACACAAGCATGTTCGCCTTTTCTATAGGCTAGAAACAGATTAATTGACCTTCATTTAGGTCAAAGCATAtgcattgtatttgttttgttgtttgcatgACATTAAACGTACAAAAGctattttatattcatatagaagacatgtttaattaaatttataaatcttctatatgaatataaaattactgtatattatacTACTCTATTATACTATACTACTTATAGTCTGTAGCTTtaatgtttcagttttttttttttttttttgtgagataaTGATTGATTTAATCTAggttttacataatatatatttatgtaaaaattacacatttgtgACCTGCAGTTTTTAAGCtgtatacaataaaaaaactattttattaaatcttattgctgacaaatgggtaaaaTTAATTGATGGGGTGATCAGATCAGGTGGGTGGGTTGAGATATATacactattaatattatattaactaTTGTTGcactaaatgacattttagagAGTATCTTCTGTATGGTATAGGATAATTTATATGATAGTAATTATttgtactaatatatatatatatatatatatatatatatatatatatatatatatatatataagagaaaatatgtatatttatgataGTAATTATTTTGGCCAGAAATCATAAACAGGCCATCCAATATGCAAAGATTACAAATTAAAGCGGTATTGTAGTTTTTAATGTCCTTTTTTGGTTGCTtaatttgatattattatttaacatattttttttaccatgacCTTGATACTCTTCCTATGgatttgtatatactgtatgatgGGACAAGCTTCTGGTAATGATGTGTAGTTGACATTTCAAACCTTTAGTAGAAAACAACTTAAGTCTTGGAGTTTTAATAACATGTTAGCAAACCAATATAGTCCATATTATATGGGGAACAGAcgaaaatatattattatgttattattatttaatattataagatATGtcgtaatattatattatatattataatatattattataaaaaaaaaaatatatatatatatatatatatatatatatatatatatatatatatatatatatatatatatatatatatatatatatatatgtaatagtAATTATTTTAGCTCAGAAATCATAAACAGGCCATCCAATATGCAAAGATTAAAAATTAAAGCTGTATTGCATGTTTAATGCCCTTTTTTAGCTTGCTTaatttgttgttaatattattttattgtattattataccATGACCTTGATACTCATCCTATGgatttgtatatactgtatgggATAAGCTTCTGGTAATGATGTGTAGTTGACATTTCACACTTTTTGTAGAAAACAACTTAGGTCTTGGAGTTTTAATAACATGTTAGCAAACCATTATAGTCCATATTATAtgtataatgaaaataaattacctGTTTTATTCAGACTGGGCGATGCCACAAACTCTCCTCATCCTCCAACAAAATCTACCATATCTATTTATACAAGAGTCTTCAaaaaacttaaatgattttatgattaaatacaattcttaaAAGACAAAGTTACAATTTAAACTACAATAAAACTACAATTGTAGTGCTAAAACATTACCAGTAGGCGGCAGTCGTTGATAGAGAATAGTTGTACTGAAATACTGATTGCTGGAATATTGGCTTGAATCTTATAACCTCACGCATAAATTTCAcaatttaaatagcattttttttgctgttaattCTAATTTATGCAATGCAAAGTTTATCAAAATACAGATTTCAGGCCGTTTTCCTACTAGTTGCATTGTGGTCATTTAATAAGGACAAACATTTAAACAAGCATTAAACAATTAAACAGCAGGTGGCGCAGTAGAACAGTAAATTCATTCAATTCGATTGCTTATTGATTAACTTGTCTGCTTTAAAAGACAATTTGCAATTCATCCAGGCTGCAGAAAAGATGCACTCTCAGGCAGATGCTCTCTcagaataaatgcattaaaaatgtgaAACCCATATCTGAAAGTGTTGCTGCATGCCATACATGCAATGTGGTATTACGCTACTCTGAAGGCATTTTGATAGAGGAAATCAAATCGATGGAATAATCGGGTTCCCCTTAAGATGCTGACCCCAGTGTTTATGCAGTCCGACGGGTTTCGTAACTCGAGAACAACAAGGTCccatgacaacatcaacagctcTGATCCTGTGACTGTACCGTCTATAATTAGCCGGTGGAACTGGAACAGCCTGGCTGAAAGTTCCAGGTAACAAGAAGACAGAAACTCTACAACCTTCTAGAGGCTCTGCAGACGACTTGTGTTTTGCAAAACAAAACCGTGATTTCCACATCAATTAGATGCATCTTTTTTCAATGCACATTGGATGCTTTGTGATGAGCAGTGGGAGTCATCAGCAAGTTTCGACCAAACACTCTTGCAATTTAAATATGTGCCCCAGCATTATATAGTGCATAATGCAATTATATAgtttcctttatatatatatatatatatatatatatatatatatatatatatatatatatatatatatatatatatatatattttttttttttttttttttttttttgttaaatttaattaaaattagttttttaaattcTGAACATGATGCAAAAGTTTCAAATGTAACTGCAACACCATGCACATCGAAAGCATCTGGGAAACTCCATCATTTTCATAAGGAAATTCCATCGCTTTCGATAGAAACAAATTAAGCCACTAGGAGCATGTTGTACTGGCTGGAGCGAACCAACCCACGTGGGGTGTAGCAGGAGTTTCCCCCATGACCAATGGCTGAACGACCTCGAGACGCTGGTTGAACGTTTGTAACCAATAAGAAAGAGTAGCATTTTGTGAAGCCACGCCCCATTTACAGTGGTATATAAACTCGCGTTTCGCCGAGAATCGACAGAACCAACTTCTCAGGCACAGAGAAACGAGCAAAGGAATACTGCAACTCCTAGCGACTTTTGGATTATACTCCGAACACTATACACACTTTGACTGGATTTGAATATTTCCGAGTTTATCCGGAGACTTGTGGATTACCACTATTTGAAGCAAAATGACCCTGGAAGAAGTCGTTGGATGCAACATTACTGATACAAAGTAAGTTCCTTTTATTGCACGCATGCATGTCTTTTATAGTAGAGTCTAACTGAGCAGATGAGTGTACAGAAAGTATTGTCGCTGACCATAGCCGCGTTATTTCTACAGAATGGACACCGTGAGCCAAGCATTGGAAGAGCTGCTGGTAGCAGCGCAGAGGCAGGACTGTCTCACAGTCGGCGTTTATGAGTCTGCAAAACTAATGAATG
It encodes the following:
- the larp6b gene encoding la-related protein 6b (The RefSeq protein has 1 substitution compared to this genomic sequence), translating into MSSPGFTDIFHCEDTQQSKGLFSYTDDGLNDSLDGSSTDLTDVFEEDFCEGELWIPPNDDVTQQIATQLENYLSDENLSDDAFLLKHVQRNKMGYVSLKLLTSFKKIRDLTRDWRTTLAAARTSPQLEVNEMGTKVRRRTPVPDWLLCIPTSKLLLAWNFLDGAGPVKEKFESPGVEQLGIMEAAMRVFSPYGTISSLRILRPGKEIPAELKRYTKKHLELGRKVCAVVEYEYLEGARKAFEALKVEEQQGGRGICVVLLGSRGTRKPGCSQGLVDEEQEDCIDIDVLKRPDRKARQFVYSLEDSAVCSSSESDFAPASPRPNRRVSRPQALYGSPLAIPRVSTFRSDPYRNPLGSPVGSPLQPRKLFPCSHVTSPLATHPFSSTPSGAGTSFKYKASGELSPDDLGFTSSPWVQRRKNAAQVIQPEMASSMSPSQLIKSLSVLVVRQPVGPDGTKGFHNCIGRGKVLLPQ